The proteins below are encoded in one region of Bacillota bacterium:
- a CDS encoding M6 family metalloprotease domain-containing protein, translating to MPIEASKWYARLLAAAAVLGIMALACGPLTALAVPPTPIEHILTQPDGTSFAARQWGDEWLHGWETIEGYTILPDPVSGYWVYADRAPTGELVPSTSRVGLDPRPAILPERIRPLAPALHSQVLERRREASQRVVPPSGVANVPVILINFQDTTTTFDSSDFEALLFGQRPEIATGPGSMRDYYEEISYGTFTVSSGPNGVRGWFEASNPHDYYGYQNGMERAAELVREAVVAADRDMDFSWYDNDGDGRVDVVMIVHQGTGAEASGNPTDIWSHRWSLSGAGVGAVILDGVTIDDYVIQPEILFESISTIGVFAHEFGHALGLPDLYDTDDSSEGIGNWGLMGSGSWNRTSRFGDTPPHMMAWSKWLLGWLTPTPVSREQTDYTLPAVFSTPFALQMLDNPGGPEFNRSTGALGEYFLLENRQREGFDYGLPSAGLLIWHIDESRTGNQDEYHKLVDLEEADGRADLDAGRNQGDAGDPFPGDTGKRAFDPATNPDSLLYDGTDPGIWVSYIGDPGDTMVARFGFNSPPVAHGGPDRFVTPGTVVYLDGSKSYDPDVGDRVTSYRWRLDTRPAGSAVSRVDSYGPDPSVTFRPDVPGTYVVSLVVRDSHDFESVPDTVIVEAVHAYATPNPASSSATFIHSANVSGGTVRIYNVAGRRVATFALEADGSTTWNLTDSAGWPLASGLYLWLLFDKDGKPVLSRPERLVIQR from the coding sequence ATGCCGATCGAGGCGTCCAAATGGTATGCTCGTCTGCTCGCAGCGGCCGCCGTTCTGGGGATCATGGCCCTGGCCTGTGGTCCGTTGACAGCACTGGCTGTACCACCCACGCCAATCGAGCACATCCTCACCCAGCCCGACGGAACATCGTTTGCAGCGCGCCAGTGGGGAGACGAGTGGCTCCACGGATGGGAGACCATCGAGGGTTACACGATCCTTCCGGATCCCGTAAGCGGCTACTGGGTGTATGCCGATCGCGCTCCAACGGGTGAACTCGTTCCCTCTACCAGTCGGGTGGGTCTGGATCCCCGGCCGGCAATTCTACCTGAACGCATCAGGCCGCTGGCTCCGGCGCTTCACTCCCAGGTCCTCGAGCGACGTCGCGAGGCCTCGCAAAGAGTGGTACCTCCCAGCGGTGTTGCGAACGTTCCGGTCATCCTGATCAATTTCCAGGATACGACCACTACATTTGATTCATCTGACTTCGAAGCGCTTCTCTTCGGGCAGCGTCCCGAAATCGCGACAGGGCCCGGTAGCATGCGAGATTACTACGAGGAGATTTCCTACGGGACGTTCACCGTTTCAAGTGGCCCCAACGGCGTACGGGGCTGGTTCGAGGCATCGAACCCTCACGATTATTACGGTTACCAAAATGGTATGGAGAGGGCAGCTGAATTGGTAAGGGAAGCAGTTGTTGCCGCCGATCGCGACATGGACTTCAGCTGGTACGACAACGACGGAGACGGCAGAGTAGACGTCGTGATGATCGTCCACCAAGGGACCGGGGCGGAAGCCAGTGGGAACCCAACGGACATCTGGTCGCACCGCTGGAGCCTTTCAGGGGCCGGGGTCGGCGCCGTCATCTTGGACGGAGTGACCATCGACGACTACGTCATTCAGCCCGAGATCCTTTTCGAGTCGATTTCGACCATTGGCGTCTTTGCCCACGAGTTTGGGCACGCGCTTGGCCTTCCTGACCTGTACGATACGGATGACTCGTCAGAGGGCATCGGGAATTGGGGATTGATGGGTAGCGGTTCCTGGAATAGGACGTCTCGCTTCGGCGATACCCCGCCGCACATGATGGCATGGAGTAAGTGGCTGCTCGGTTGGCTCACGCCTACGCCGGTGAGCAGGGAGCAGACTGATTATACTCTTCCCGCCGTTTTCTCAACTCCATTCGCCCTACAGATGCTTGACAATCCGGGCGGCCCCGAGTTCAACAGGAGCACGGGTGCCCTGGGAGAGTACTTCCTGCTCGAGAACAGGCAACGGGAAGGCTTCGACTATGGCCTTCCTTCCGCCGGCCTGTTGATCTGGCACATCGACGAGTCCAGGACTGGCAACCAGGATGAATATCACAAGTTAGTGGATTTAGAGGAAGCAGATGGAAGGGCGGACCTGGACGCTGGCAGGAACCAAGGTGACGCTGGCGATCCCTTTCCGGGCGATACCGGTAAGCGAGCCTTCGACCCGGCCACAAATCCGGACTCCCTGCTGTATGACGGAACGGACCCTGGTATCTGGGTCTCTTACATCGGTGACCCGGGCGACACAATGGTGGCGCGATTCGGGTTCAACTCCCCTCCCGTGGCTCATGGCGGACCTGACCGGTTTGTGACACCAGGGACCGTGGTGTACCTCGATGGATCCAAATCGTATGACCCCGACGTCGGAGACCGCGTCACAAGCTATCGCTGGAGACTTGATACCCGACCCGCCGGTAGCGCCGTGAGTCGGGTGGACAGCTACGGGCCTGATCCGTCCGTTACATTCAGGCCCGATGTGCCCGGCACTTATGTGGTGAGCCTTGTTGTTCGAGACTCCCACGATTTCGAGTCAGTCCCTGACACCGTGATTGTTGAGGCAGTTCACGCATACGCTACGCCGAACCCGGCGTCCAGTTCCGCCACGTTCATTCATAGCGCCAATGTCTCAGGCGGCACGGTCAGAATCTACAACGTCGCCGGACGGCGGGTGGCCACGTTCGCTCTGGAGGCGGATGGCTCGACCACGTGGAATCTAACCGACTCCGCCGGGTGGCCGCTTGCCAGTGGCCTTTACCTGTGGCTCTTGTTCGACAAGGATGGGAAACCCGTGTTGAGCAGGCCTGAGCGGCTTGTCATCCAGCGCTAG